The following proteins come from a genomic window of Myxococcales bacterium:
- a CDS encoding M3 family metallopeptidase, with protein MPDEKNELRDNPLLDQSGLPRFDCIRSEHVVPGIRALLRELDQELQAVEDEIDATWEGLIEPLERIGDRLSRSWGIVGHLMGVQNSDELRAAQEEMLPEVVAFSLRQGQSRVIYAGLLAIREGSSWEHLDPGQRRIVESMLRDARHSGVGLEGEDRERFNAIAEESAQLATQFSNNVLDATKEFALMLRSPDEVAGLPEGWRELAAQSARDDGDAADATAADGPWRLTLDHPSLQPFLEHGRHRATREQLYRAYITRASDGKFNNAPMIEKILSCKQETAKLLGYETFADLSLSTKMADSVAVVDELLESLRTASIDAARSDLEEIQANADASGQQEGPLCHWDIGYWAERLREQRFDYSEEELRPYFPFPKVLEGLLALAERLFGVRFAYADGDVPVWHSDVRFIRVLDLDGSPIAAFYLDPYSRPAEKRGGAWMDECVGRSIVCGRAPGEVRLPVAYLVCNQTPPVGDKPSLMTFYEIETLFHEFGHGLQHMLTRVDHGLASGIRNIEWDAVELPSQFMENWAYHKETLLGISGHVETGAQLPDELFDKICAARTFRAGSMMLRQLNFGIMDLELHHRHEPSGSESVLDVQRRISERTAILQPLPEDRFLCSFGHIFAGGYAAGYYSYKWAEVLSADAFAAFEEAGLDDEVAVATMGRKFRDTILALGGSRPPGEVFEAFRGRAPSPEALLRHAGLSTS; from the coding sequence AGCGCATCGGCGATCGCCTCTCCCGCAGTTGGGGAATCGTTGGTCATCTGATGGGCGTGCAGAACAGCGATGAACTGCGCGCTGCCCAGGAAGAGATGCTGCCCGAAGTCGTGGCCTTTAGTCTGCGACAAGGACAGAGCCGCGTCATCTACGCAGGCCTTCTCGCGATTCGGGAAGGAAGTTCGTGGGAACATCTCGATCCCGGACAACGGCGCATCGTCGAAAGCATGCTGCGCGACGCCCGGCACTCGGGGGTCGGCCTCGAAGGCGAAGATCGTGAGCGCTTCAACGCGATCGCCGAAGAAAGTGCACAGTTGGCGACGCAGTTCAGCAACAATGTGCTCGACGCCACCAAAGAATTCGCACTGATGCTCCGCAGCCCAGACGAAGTGGCGGGTCTACCCGAGGGTTGGCGTGAGTTGGCCGCCCAGTCGGCTCGAGACGATGGCGATGCAGCCGACGCCACTGCAGCCGACGGCCCCTGGCGCCTCACCCTCGATCATCCGAGTCTGCAACCGTTTCTCGAACACGGTCGCCACCGCGCGACTCGCGAACAGCTTTATCGCGCCTACATCACCCGAGCCAGCGATGGCAAGTTCAACAACGCACCCATGATCGAGAAAATTCTGTCCTGCAAACAAGAGACAGCCAAACTGCTCGGTTACGAGACCTTCGCGGATCTGAGTCTGTCGACCAAGATGGCCGATAGCGTCGCGGTCGTAGACGAGTTGTTGGAGAGTTTGCGCACGGCGTCCATCGATGCCGCGCGGTCCGATCTCGAAGAGATTCAAGCCAATGCCGACGCTTCGGGACAGCAAGAGGGTCCGCTGTGCCACTGGGATATTGGCTATTGGGCCGAGCGCCTTCGCGAGCAACGCTTCGACTACAGCGAAGAAGAGCTGCGTCCGTACTTTCCCTTTCCGAAGGTTCTGGAGGGCCTGCTCGCCCTGGCCGAGCGTCTGTTTGGAGTGCGGTTCGCATACGCGGATGGGGACGTGCCGGTCTGGCACAGCGACGTTCGATTTATCCGGGTGCTCGACCTCGACGGCAGTCCAATCGCTGCCTTTTATTTGGATCCCTACAGCCGCCCCGCTGAAAAGCGCGGCGGTGCATGGATGGATGAATGCGTGGGGCGCAGCATCGTGTGCGGTCGAGCGCCCGGCGAAGTGCGGCTACCGGTGGCGTACCTTGTCTGCAACCAGACGCCACCCGTGGGCGACAAGCCCTCGCTAATGACTTTTTACGAGATCGAAACGCTTTTCCACGAGTTTGGTCACGGGCTACAACACATGTTGACCCGAGTAGATCACGGTCTGGCCTCGGGAATTCGCAACATTGAATGGGACGCGGTGGAGTTGCCCAGCCAATTCATGGAGAACTGGGCCTACCACAAGGAAACTCTCCTAGGCATCAGCGGACACGTCGAAACCGGGGCACAGCTGCCAGACGAACTCTTTGACAAAATTTGTGCTGCCCGGACCTTTCGCGCGGGGAGCATGATGTTGCGACAATTGAACTTTGGGATCATGGACCTCGAGCTGCACCATCGTCATGAGCCCTCGGGTAGTGAATCGGTTCTCGATGTCCAGCGCCGCATCTCAGAGCGCACCGCCATCTTGCAACCGCTGCCCGAAGACCGATTCCTCTGTTCCTTCGGACATATTTTTGCGGGGGGCTACGCAGCCGGCTACTACAGCTATAAATGGGCCGAGGTGCTTTCGGCGGATGCCTTTGCGGCCTTCGAAGAAGCGGGACTCGACGACGAAGTGGCCGTGGCCACTATGGGTCGAAAGTTTCGAGATACGATCCTCGCCCTGGGAGGAAGTCGACCGCCAGGCGAAGTATTCGAAGCTTTTCGAGGGCGCGCCCCCAGCCCCGAGGCACTGCTGCGTCATGCCGGATTGAGCACCAGTTGA
- a CDS encoding MGMT family protein has translation MSNPPKRKRSDAYQRIYAVVRKIPHGKIASYGQVAELAGLSGHARQVGYALHATPDDADIPWQRVVNAKGEISPRSEPFMEGVQQSLLEAEGVSIDGRGRIDLARFRWQPRLHLFTPEDPGAKSQEGKQTMSMIKLAIDFDCPSPSWWDDGGRDLWESILEGFDNNDVLLDKSIAESWLSTAAAVPGWDDGPEHAPHPIRLKEIDEDEFL, from the coding sequence TTGAGCAATCCACCAAAGCGAAAACGCAGTGACGCTTATCAGCGAATTTACGCCGTGGTGCGCAAGATTCCCCACGGCAAAATTGCGAGCTATGGACAAGTCGCCGAACTCGCGGGGCTTTCAGGGCATGCGCGGCAAGTTGGCTATGCGCTGCACGCCACGCCGGATGATGCCGATATCCCCTGGCAAAGGGTCGTCAACGCGAAAGGGGAGATCAGCCCTCGATCCGAACCGTTCATGGAAGGGGTCCAGCAAAGCCTACTCGAAGCCGAAGGGGTCAGCATAGACGGAAGAGGTCGCATCGATCTGGCCCGCTTCCGGTGGCAGCCTCGGCTACACTTGTTTACTCCCGAAGACCCGGGAGCGAAGTCGCAAGAAGGGAAGCAAACGATGAGTATGATCAAGCTAGCCATCGACTTTGACTGCCCGAGTCCCAGCTGGTGGGACGACGGCGGGCGCGATCTTTGGGAGAGTATTCTCGAGGGATTCGACAACAACGACGTCCTGCTCGACAAGTCGATCGCCGAATCGTGGCTGAGCACGGCCGCGGCGGTTCCCGGTTGGGACGATGGGCCCGAACACGCTCCTCATCCGATACGTCTCAAGGAGATCGACGAGGACGAGTTCCTCTGA
- a CDS encoding DsbA family protein — translation MTDEYPDSVQIVFKHLPLSFHKHAQDAAEAAEAAHQQGKFWQMHDKIFSQQRSMSAAKFVEYAQEIGLDMERYRKDLKSDVVQGRINGDTKEASSLGVTGTPGFFINGRFLSGARPYGDFKTMIDRELGKG, via the coding sequence ATCACCGACGAGTACCCCGACAGTGTCCAGATCGTATTCAAGCATCTGCCACTCTCGTTTCATAAACACGCACAGGATGCCGCGGAAGCGGCTGAAGCCGCGCATCAACAGGGAAAATTCTGGCAGATGCACGACAAGATCTTCAGCCAGCAGCGGTCCATGTCGGCCGCCAAGTTCGTGGAGTACGCGCAGGAGATCGGTCTCGACATGGAGCGCTACCGCAAGGATTTGAAATCTGATGTCGTTCAGGGCCGTATCAATGGCGATACGAAGGAAGCCTCTTCTCTGGGCGTTACCGGGACGCCGGGCTTCTTCATCAATGGCCGGTTCCTGTCGGGCGCCAGGCCCTATGGTGATTTCAAGACCATGATCGATCGCGAACTCGGCAAAGGCTGA
- a CDS encoding sterol desaturase family protein, giving the protein MSTIVYYAIPFFALTLLLEILALRRRSDLVGYEPRDAWASLAMGVGNVIFSALVKTAVVPFYFFIYSFALFEIESSVWSFAVLFVAEDFCYYWFHRFHHESRFFWAAHVNHHSSRYYNLSTALRQSWTTPITGSLFWAPLALIGFAPGMVLTAQAISLLYQYWLHTELIRKLGAFEWIFNTPSHHRVHHGRNPQYLDRNYAGILIVWDRLFGSFEPEVEVVDYGLTKNLESFNPIAIAFHEWRAIAGDLLQARSIRECWGTVFRAPGWRADGTGLTSKQLRNLREAAM; this is encoded by the coding sequence ATGTCGACGATCGTCTACTACGCCATTCCGTTCTTCGCACTCACGCTTTTGCTCGAGATCCTTGCGCTCAGAAGGCGCTCAGATCTGGTGGGTTACGAACCACGTGACGCCTGGGCGAGCCTCGCAATGGGCGTTGGCAATGTGATCTTCTCGGCCCTGGTCAAGACGGCCGTCGTTCCCTTCTACTTCTTCATCTACAGCTTTGCGTTGTTTGAGATCGAGTCTTCGGTCTGGTCCTTTGCGGTGCTCTTCGTGGCGGAAGATTTCTGTTACTACTGGTTCCATCGTTTCCATCACGAATCCCGATTTTTTTGGGCCGCCCACGTGAATCATCATTCGAGTCGCTACTACAACCTGTCGACGGCCCTGCGTCAATCCTGGACGACTCCGATCACCGGCTCATTGTTCTGGGCGCCGTTGGCATTGATTGGCTTTGCGCCCGGCATGGTCTTGACCGCCCAGGCGATCAGTCTTCTGTATCAGTACTGGCTGCACACAGAGCTGATTCGGAAACTTGGGGCCTTCGAATGGATCTTCAATACGCCGTCGCACCACCGCGTACATCACGGACGCAATCCTCAGTATCTCGATCGCAACTACGCGGGGATCTTGATCGTATGGGATCGCTTGTTCGGGAGCTTCGAACCCGAAGTCGAGGTCGTGGACTACGGACTCACCAAGAATCTCGAGAGCTTTAATCCGATTGCGATCGCGTTTCACGAGTGGCGGGCGATCGCTGGAGATCTACTGCAAGCGCGCTCCATCCGGGAGTGTTGGGGAACTGTATTTCGGGCGCCCGGCTGGCGGGCCGACGGTACCGGGCTGACCTCGAAGCAGTTGCGGAATCTACGCGAAGCGGCGATGTGA